The Xanthomonas sontii genomic sequence CGAACCGGCTCGTATACCAGCCGGCGCCGCCCTGGGCTTTGGGGGTGCTGAGATTCGCGATCTCGGAAGACAGTTGCACTGCCGTGACCTGGTAGCCAGTGGTATCGGCATCCAGCTGCGTTTGTGAATCGCTGTTTTTTGCGTTCATGTCCGCGATCGCGAGGGCGAGTTGCTCTTTCGAGATGCACATGCCATACCATCTCAGATCCTCGCCCTTGGCACCGGTCACGGCATGGCTGAATGGCATTAGCGAGAGATATTTTCTGCCTTCGGTGTAAGCGCTTCCCACGTAATAGCTGGAGAGCCCAGCGTCATAATAGGCACCTTCGCTGATTCCGATGTCGGGCCAGCGGCTATCCCAGGTCTTGATGCTGTAGCTGAAGGGCCTCCCATTCTTGTCCGTGAGCCACAAGACGACACCGTTGTAGAAGACGGCTCCTTCGCTATAGCTGTCGATGACGGTCTCCGAGTGCTCCAGACACATCTTCGGATCGGAACCGAATTGGTTGGAATCCCAGGGGCGTCGGTTTACTTGGTGGTTCCAGCCTACGTAATACCACCCCATCGGGGATGGATTGGGCAGACTGTAGGAATGCAAGTGAATGGTCGCCTGGGCTCCCTGCTTTTGCACCGATGTCGAGCCGTATCCATTTGGATCGATCGACGCCTGAAAATCTGACCAGGGGGTGGGCGTGTTCAGATGCGAAAAATCGCCGACATTCCAGCTTGCGTGACGCTGCATGGCTTTCCCGAAGCTGTAAGTGTAGAAGCCATCGGCGCCTCCTCCTTCGTCGTTGGCAACAACGACGTCTTTCAGGCCTTTGCCATCGGGTTGGACCCAGAAATGCTGGGATGCCTGGGCTTGCTCGAGGAAGAGAAGGGCTCCCGCGAAAAGAACGAGGTCTAAGATTCTTCCCATTGGCGTTTGGCGTCCTGCAACGCAATGTGCTTGAGTCAGATTGACGAACCCTCGTCACCGGTTGCCATGCGGCGGCAGCGACGTGTCTTGCCTGTTCTACCGCATGCGGAGTGAGCATGGCAACGCTTTGCTGCCTCCCAGGGAAGGCCTGCGCTCCTGCTGGGAGTGCATAGTTGGCATGGGATGCTGTCGCGTACGGTTCGCTATCGATAGGCTGTCTTGTGAACGAGCCAAGTTGCGGTCATTCAACACCGCCACAACCACGTCAAGGACGATCTCGCAGCGCGGCGTGCAGTGCGCCATGTTGCTCTGCAATCATGGAGATGGCATACGCCCCGGCAGCATGCGGGTCAGCACCTCGTCGCGGCGGACCCAGTGATGGAACAGCGCGGCGGCCACGTGCAGCAGTACGACGACCCATGCGATCCATTTGCCGATGAAGTGGTGCACCACGTCGATCGGCGCTTCGAACGCCTCCCAGCTCAGGTGCCAGGTGCGGCTGATCCAGGCGAACAGCGCGGTCTCGTTGAAGCCGGGAATGCGGAACAGGCCGAGGTCGGTCGGCGCGCCGGTGCCGATGTAGCCGGTCAGCGGCATCACGATCAGCAGCGCGTACAGACCCCAATGCGCCAGATGCGCGAGCCGGTGTTCCAGCGCCGAGCCCGGCGGATCGTCCGGTTGCACGTCCAGCCAGCGCCACAACAGCCGCGGCAGCACCAGGAACCCGACCAGCAGGCCCAGCACCCAGTGCAGGTTGAGCACCGGCAGCGAGGCGTCCGACGTGTCGTCCATGAACCAGATGACGTAGTACACCACCGCATAGGCGCCGATGAAGGCGGCGGCGGTGGTCCAGTGGAACAGCTTGGCGAGGGCGCCGAAGCGCTGTTCGGTATTGCGCCAGTGCATGTGCGTGATCCTGGTCGAGTGGCGAGGCGGGGAGTGCTGCGGAATCAGGGCGTGCGCAGGCTGTCGAGCAGCCGGTCCAGGGCGTCCAGCGCGTCGGCCAGCCGTGCGTGCAGGTCGGCGTCCGGCTCGGCGATCCAGAACGCCGCCTCGGTGATCGCGCCGTAGAGCATGCGTGCCATCACCCCGGCATGCAGCGGCGCCACCGTGCCGGCGGCGATCAGGGCTTCCAGCGCCGCCTGTAGCGCGGCGATGCCCACCGACTGCGCCGCCGGCGGCACGTCGCCGAACACGGCGCGCGCGTCCTGCAGGATGATCCGGCGGATCTCCGGTTCCAGCGCCAGTTCCAGGTAGGTGCGGCAGCGGCGGCGGAAACCGTCCCACGGCGTGGGCGCGGCGTCGGACACCGCCTGCAGGCGCAGGCCCACCTCGGCCTCGATCTGCTCGATGACCGCGATCAGCAGGCCGTCCTTGCTGCCGAAGTGGTGATACAGCGCGCCGCGGGTAAGACCGGCCTCGGCGGTCAACACGTCCATCGAGGTGTGCGCGAAGCCGTGCGTGGCGAACGCCTGCCGCGCCACAGCCAGCAGGCTGGCGCGGGTGGTCTCGATCATCTCGCGGCGGCTGCGGCGCTGGCGCATGGGCGGGCCTTCATTCACATACGTGGCGTACGTTATTTGCGTACAGGGCGTATGTCAATGTGTCACGGTCGATTCGGCGTGCGCTGGGCGGCTTGGCCGGCACGGCAGCCGGTGCGCTCCGAAGGCCTGGGATTCGAGTGGCTTGCCCGTCCTGCGAACGTCTCGGCCAGCGCCTCTCAGGCATCGACAGCGCGATCGCGGCGGCGTGTGGGATGCGCCTGGTCGCAAACCCAAATGATGCTGGTGCCTGTCGCGAAGGCCGTCGTAAAGGGCGCCGTCGCGGCGGCTCAGGACTGCGCGACGGAACCGCCCATCGTGCGCATGCGATGCACCGGCATGACGCCGACGCACCGTCGCACTAGCCAAGGCCTTCACTGCGGGTGTGGTCTGGTGACCGCTGTGCAACCGAATTGGAGTGTCGAATGGACACCACGCTGATGCCCTGGGTCGCCGGACTGTTCGTCCTGCTCATCGCCGCGATGCTGTATCTGGTCACGCGCGCCAAGAAGAACCGCAACCGCCCGGCACAGGATCACGCCGCGACCAAGAGCGACGTGGACAGCGCCGCCAAGCGCTAGCTGTGATCTCTCAGTAGGTTGTTCATCCGGGGCATCTCTGGAAGATGGGGGTTACCAAGCCAACCCAGCCCCAGGAGCCCCGGATGAACCTGCATAAACATGCCCGTTTGAGCCCTCGCGGTCGAGCCCTGCTGGTGGATCGCATCCTTGTTCATGGGCTGCGCGTGGAAGAAGCGGCGCATGCGGCCGGTGTGAGCGTCCGAACGGCCTACAAATGGCTCAAGCGCTTCAAGGAAGAGGGGGCGCAAGGGCTGAGCGACCGCACCTCCCGGCCTCACGACTGCCCCCATGCCACGCCTCGGGGCGTGGTGGATCAGGTCATCGCGCTGCGCCGTTCACGCCACACGTATCGGCAGATCGCCGAGCAGCTGCCTGTGGCGCCGAGCACCATCGCCCGGTTGCTGCGCCGCGCCGGCCTGCACCGGCTGGCCGAGCTGGAACCGGCGCTGCCGGACAATCGCTATGAATACGCCCAACCCGGCCAACTGCTGCATCTGGACATCAAGAAGCTGGCCCGTTTCCGCCAGCCCGGCCACCGCGTGACCGATGATCGGACGGTCACCTCCCGTGGCATTGGCTGGGAGTACGTCCACCTAGCCATCGACGATCACTCGCGCGTGGCCTTCGGCACCATCGAGCCCGATGAGCGCGGTTTCAGTGCCTGCAGGGCCCTGATGCAGGCGGTTCGCTACTACCGCAGCCTGGGCGTGCGCTTGGAGCGCGTGTTGACCGACAACGGCGCCTGCTACAAATCACGCCGCTTTCGACGCCTTGTCCGACGGCTCGGCCTGCGCCATCTGCGAACCCGACCCTACACGCCACGCACCAATGGCAAGGCCGAGCGGCTGGTGCAGACCAGCCTGCGAGAATGGGCTTATGCGCGCTCCTATATCGACTCCACGCAACGCGCCAACGCCTTCTCGGGCTGGCTGCATCATTACAACTGGCATCGACCACACGCCAGCCTCGGCTACAAACCGCCCATCTCCCGAATTCCACTGAACAACGTGGTGGGTTTACACAGCTAGCGTCTCGCGTCGGGCGCGGCGCGGTCGCCTGCGCCGTGCTCAGGCGTCCGCGTCCATCGGCGCGAAGCGCGGGCGGCGTACGCCATCGATCTCCACCTGCTCGACGAACATCGGATACGGCCGCACCCACAGCGTGCCTTCGCCGTACAGCGGCCGGTACAGCACCAGCGGTTCCAGCGTTTCGCTGCTGCGGACCATGCCCAGCACCTCGTATTCGCCGCCCTTGAAGTGGCGGTAGCGGCCGAGGGCGATGGAAGGCAGCGGGCTGAGGTCGAGCATGACGGTGTCCTGGTGGGCGGGAGCGCGAGTGTAGCGGTCTGCACCTGCGCTCTCTCTGCGTCGCGAGGGCGAATTGCGCGACCCCGGCGGTTCGCCGCGTCGTGACGACGGAACGCTCCTACGGGGGGATCTCAGGCAACCGGCCTTATAAGAAGCAGCGTCCATTGTCGCCCGCACGCTTCACTTCTGCGCACGTCAAGGCACCAAATCGCCGAAGTCGAACGCCTGCCCCGGCTCGGCGGCGACGAAGTCCGCTGCGGCGATGCCGGCCAGGTACAGTGCGGCGGCCAGCGCTTCGCGCGGCTCATCACGCCCTTCGTCGGTGAGCTGGAAGGTGCCCCAGTGGATGCCGAGCGCGCGCCGCGCGCCGGTGTCGCGGAAGATCCGCACCGCTTCGGTGGGGTCGATGTGCTGTGGCGCCATGAACCAGCGCGGCGCGTAGGCGCCGATCGGGATCAACGCCACGTCGGGCGCGCCGTGCCGGTCGCGGATCTCGCGGAAGATGGCGCCATCGCCGTAGCCGGTGTCTCCCGCGAACCACACCGATCCCCGCGCGGTCTCGACGAAGAAGCCGGACCACAGGGCCATCCTGCGGTCGGCGATGCCGCGGCTGGACCAATGGTTGGCGCGGGTCAGTGTCGCCGTCGCGGTGTCGCCGATCGGCAGCCGGTCGTGCCAGTCGCCGGTGGCGATGCGCGCATCGGGCACGCGCTTGCGCAGCAGGACGTCGTTGCCCAGCGGCATCACGAACAGCGGCTGGTGCGCGTCGTGCAGCGTGCGCAAGGTCGCCAGGTCGAAGTGGTCGTAGTGGTTGTGGCTCAGCAGCACCGCATCGATGGGCGGCAGGTCCGCGAAGCGGATGCCCGGTGCCGTTACCCGCTTGGGCCCTGCGATCTGCGAAGGGCTGGCGCGCTGCGACCACACCGGGTCGGTGAGCAGGTTGAGGCCGGCGGCCTGGATCAACAGCGTGGCGTGGCCGACCATGGTGATGCGCAGGCCGTCGTGCCGCGGTGCAGGCATGGCCGGCGTCACCGCGACCTGCGCGGGCCAGCGCACCGCGCCCATGGCGGCTTTCCAGCGCAGGACCTTGCCCAGCGCGTTGTCGATGGTGGGCTGGCCGGGGTTGAAGAAACGCACACCGTCGAAATGGTCGCTGACGGGGCCGCGGTAGTAGGGGTTGGCCATTGAGGCGCGATCCGGATGACGCAAGGGGAGGGAAGGTTAACCGCCAGCGGCGCAAGCGTGCGTGCGCGCCTGCCTCGGCTGCCGCGATATCGGTCCCCGGCCGGTGCCAAGTGCGGCCTCACTTCGGCGTGCCCAGCCCACCCATGTTGAGCATCACCCGCAAGCCGATCACCAACGCATCGTCGGGCGCACGGCGCGCCGCGGGATTGCCCAGGATGTCGGGATGGACGATGTACTGCACGTTCGGCACCAGGAACAGCGGCGTCTGCGCGATGCGGTAGCTGTAGTTGAGTTCGAACATGAGTTCGTTGCGCGCGATTTCCGCGGCCGCGCCGCGCTTGCGCAGCAGGTCGTTCATGTAGCCCTGCTGGTCCGCACTGAAGCGGTAGTAATGCGCGATCGCGCCCATGCCGTCGCCGGGCCGCGCCGCGAACGGGCCGCTGTAGTACAGGCCGGCGGTGACCTGCAGGTCGTAGACCTGGTGCTTGTCGAACGGTGCGGTGATGTTGCCGAAGGCGACCAGCATGCGCTTGCTGGCCATGCCCTGCGGCCGGTACAGCGCGCGTTCGCCGAGCGCGTAGGCGCCCCAGCGCCCGCCGTCGTACAGGCGCGCGGGGCCGCCGACCAGCCCGCGCAAGCCGCCGGCCTGGTTGTAGCGCAGGTCGCTGTAGTCGGCCGAGTTGTACCAGAGGCCGGCGAGGTAGCGCGGTGCGCCCTTGCCCCGTGCGGGATCGGGTTCGTAGCCGACCTCGAGCGTGCCCAGCACGCCGGTGCTGTCGGCGGTGCTCCAGTCCAGGCCGTGGTTGTTCTTGCGCTGCGGGTTCAGTTCGAATGCGCCCACCGAGACATAGGTGGCCTCGGGCTTGTAGCGCAGCTTCGCGCCCCAGTTCACGTAGGGAAAGCCGACGAAGCCGCCATCGGCCTGGCTCAGCTGGAACGGGCAGTCCGAGGCGCTGACGAAGCGGCAGCCGTAGCGGCTGCGCGCGAATTGCCAGGTGGTGTTCATGCGCCCGGCGACCAGTTGCCAGCGCCCGTCGGCGAAGGTCTGTTCCCAGGTCAGTTGCGCCAGTTGCGCCTGCTGCTGCGGGTACCAATAGCCCTGCACCTTGACGCCGTTGCCGATCTGCCGCTGCGAGAGGCTGTCGCCGTAGTACCGGGCGCCGGTGGCGTGTAGCGTGGCACCGGAAATGCCGAACAGGCGTTGCAGATCCAGGTCCGCGCCGGCGACCACGCCGCCGGCGTTGCGGTCGCCGCGCGACAGGCCGCCGTCGACGTTGCGCGCATAGTCGTTGGACCAGACCAGACCAGGCGCGGCGCGATGCCGTGGTCGTCGAGCCATTGCGTGGTGTCGGCGGCAATGGCGGAGGCCGGCAGGGCGGCCGCAGCCGCCAGCAACGAGACGCAGGAAAGAGAACGGGACATGGGACGCTCCACGGACGAGACGAAGCACTCGCCGGACGTGCGCGGTGGGTGCGCGGCGACGCGGCAGTGCGCGAAGGGAAGACACCTTCCGGTCGTGGAGCCGCAGCACGGCGTCGCGTCCGTCGGCGACGGGCACGCCTGTGTGCAGACCTGTGGGGGACCGGCAAAGAAACGCGAGGGCAGACCGGAACGCGTTGCGCGGCGCCGAGGCGCACGCCATCGCCGCAGCGGATGGGCCGCGCAACTGCGCGGCCCATCGAGCTGGAGGCAACCCGTGCGGGTCAGCCCATCTTGCCGAGGCCGGCGGCGGCCATCGCCGCAGCGATCTCCTTGTCGGCGCCCTCGGCCAGCGGCAGCAGCGGCGAACGCACCGTGGCGTGGTCGAGCAGGCCGCGCGCGACCAGCGCCCACTTCAGCGCCACCGAGCCTTCCATGTGCGAGCCGCGGTGATAGACGCTCTTGGTCACCGGCAGCAGGCGGTCGTGCAGTGCACGCGCCTTGGCGTAGTCCTTGGCCTTGCCCGCGGCGATCATCTCCAGCAGCGGCTCCGGGGCGATGCAGCCGTAGCCCACCAGCGCGCCATCCACGTCGAACATGGTGTGCAGCAGATACTCGTCGTGGCAGGTCAGCACCGGCACGTGCGGGCGCTCCTTGCGGAACACCGGGATCTCGGTGTCCCAGCGCTTCATGTTGCGCACGCCGTTCTTCATCGCGACCACGCCCGGCAGCGCGGCGATCTCCAGCAACGTCTCCAGGTCGTAGGTTGCCTTGGTCGCGTCCGGGTACTGGAACAGGATCATCGGCAGCCCGCTGGCCTCGTGGATGGCCTTGTAGCGGTCCTGCGGCGCGCCCTTCTGGTAGCCGAAGCGCAGCCAGCCGTGCGACGGATAGATCAGGCCGGCGGAGGCGCCGGCGGCGACCGCGCGCTTGGCTTCGTCGGCGGCGACGCGGGTGCCTTCCAGGGTGATGCCGGCGATGATCGGGATGCGGCCGTCGACGGCGTCGCGGAAGGCGGTGATCACCTTGGCCTGTTCGTCGCGCTCCAGGAACGTGCCTTCGCCGGCGTGGCCGAGCACGGTCAGGCCCTTGACCCCGTCGATGCCGCCGAGCCAGGCGCCGATGCGCTTGATCGCGGGATAGTCGACGGCGCCGTCGCGGGTGAACGGGGTGACCGGGGCGGGGACCAGGCCTTTCAGGTCGATGGTGCTCATGCTCATTTCCTCTTCTTTGGATCAACGGGGGATGGAATCGAACGCGGGGTCCGACGGGGGTGGTGCGGAGGTGTTGTGCGATGCGCCGGCGGCAGTGCCGGCGATACGCTCAGGGCGACAGCTGCTCCAGCGATTTGCCCTTGGTTTCCAGGGCGAAGCGCCAGGTCACGACGGCGCCGACCAGCAGCACGGCAGCGAAGGCCGCGAACACGTAGCGGATGCCGAGTCCGGCGACGACCGCGCCGACCAGCAGCGGCCCGCAGGCCGAGCCCAGGCGCAGCCAGGCGCTGCCCAGTCCGGTGCCGATGGCGCGGATGCGGGTGGGGTAGAGCTCGGCCGAGTACAGGTACAGCGAGAAGGTGATGGTCTGCACCGCGGCGTAGCCCAGCGCCGCGAACACCAGCACCTGCGGCGCCGAGGTGCCGCCGAGCGCCGCCAGCGCCAGCAGCGGCAGCCCGCCGGCGGCGAACGCCAGCCCGTACCAGCGCTTGCGCCCGACCTTGTCGATCGACAGCGCGCAGGCCACTGCGGCGGCGACGCCGGCCAGCGAGGTGAAGAAGCCATAGGCGATGCTCTGCTGCAGCGACAGCCCGAAGTGCGTGCGGTACAGCGTCGGCAGCCAGGTGATGATGCCGTTGGCCACCAGGTAGGAGCAGAACCACAGGCTCCAGATCACCAGGGTGCGCTTGCGATAGACGCTGCCGAACAGCTCGCGCCAGTCCGAGCGCTGCGCCTTGGGCAGCGCGCTGCGGTCGAACACCGGCGCCGGCAACGGGCCATGGCGGCGCTCGGCGCTGCGTTCAAGTTCGGCGACGATGGTGTCGGCCTTGGCGTAGCGGCCCTTGGCGGCCAGCCAGCGCGGCGATTCGAACATGAAGAAGCGCAGCGGAATCATGATCGCCGCCGGGATCAGCCCGACCATGAACATCGCTTTCCAGCCGTAGGCCGGCACCAGGAAGTAGCCGATGCCGCCAGCGGCGACCAGGCCGAGCAGGAACATCACCTCGTACAGCAGGAAGAAGCGGCCGCGCTTCTTCGAACCGATCAGTTCGTTGATGTAGGCGCTGGCCACCGGCACCTCGCCGCCGGTGCCGATGCCCTGGACGAAGCGGAACGCGATCATCGCCGCGGCGCTGCCGGCGAACAGGCAGGCCACGTCCATCGACACGAACAGCAGGATGGTGAACAGCAGCACGTGCAGGCGGCCGATGCGCTCGGCCAGCCAGCCGAAGAACACTGAGCCCAGCAGTTGGCCCAGGTAGCCGGCCGACAGGATCGTGCCGATCTGTGCCGGCGATAGCTGCCATTCCTTGGTCAGCACCGGCATCGCGTAGGCGATGGCGATCACCGTGTAGCCGTCGAAGAACGTGGCGGCGCCGACGATGTTGCGCGCCCACCACACGTTGCGGGTGATCGGCAGGCGTTCGAGGCGTGCGCCGATCTCCGCCTGCGCCTCGGCGATGGAGGGGGTGCGGGCGGTGGCGGTGGCGTTGGCGGTGGGGGCAGGGGCTGTGGTGGGCATGAGCATCGTGGCTGCCTTTCGCAGGACAAGGGGACCCCGACGCGGGCGCCGAAGCGTCCACGCAGCGAGACCGACAGGGAGGGCCGGGCGGTGGCCCGGGCGGATCAGGTGCTGGGGGCGGTCACGGCAACACTCCCGCTGGCCTGGATCGCGAAGGCGATGTCCTTGGCGGCCTGCAGCGTCGGCTGCAGGGCGGTTTCCAGCAGTTCGGCGTGGCTGGTGCGCACCGACGGCGCGGCGACACTGATCGCGCCGAGCGGATAGTCGTCCGCATCCAGCACCGGGACCGCCAGCACGCGCAGGCCCTCGGTCAGCATCGACTCCAGGATCACGTAGCGGTCGCGGCGGATGCTGTCGAAGGTGCGCCGGATCGTGGCGATCTCCGGCGTCTGCGCACCCTGCACGTCGACCCCGGTCACCCGCGTCACTTCCGCCGGCGCCAGGTGCGCCAGCATCGCCAGGCCGATCGCCGTACGGGTGCTGGGCACGGTGGTGCCGATGCGGATGTCCACGCCCAGGCGGGTGATGCCGGCGCGCACGCGCTCGATGTAGAGCACGTCGGGGCCTTGCAGCACCGCGAAGCTGGCCGCTTCGTTGACGTCGCTGACCAGCGTGCGCAGCAGCGGCCGCACCACGCTGCGCAGATCGCGGCGGGCGATGGCGTGGAAGCCGAGGTCGAGCACCTTCAGGGTCAGGCGGAAGCGGCGGCTCTCCGGCACGCGGTGCACGTAGCCCAGCTCGACCAGGGTGTTGAGCATGCGGAAGGTGGTGCCGGGATCGAGCCGGGCCAGGGCCGCGATCTGGCTCAGCGACAGTTCCTCGTGCTCGGACGAGAACGCCTCGAGCACGCGGAAGCCCTTGGCCAGCGACTGCACGGTGCTGCGCAGCTTCTTGTCCCCGGCCTCGTCGCCGTCGTCGGGCGCGGCGCCGGCCGCGCGCTGGGAAGTCGTCTTGATCATCTGCAGTTCCTGGAGGACCCGGGGGAATCGCCAGCTTGCTCGACCCGCCCGATCCTGTCGCTTGACAAGTGAATTTCGGATTGCGAAAATAATTTCGAAATTTCATGCCAAGACTCCGCCCGGGCGCTCGATGCGTCAAGTTGCGGCGCAACATGCGTGGGCGGTTGACGATCCGTGGTTTCGAAACCTCCGAAAGACGCGTCATCGCCTGCTGGGAGTTGCGTAGGCGCGAGGCCATGCCGCGCCATCGCGCGATGTCCGTGCTTGGGGCGGCGCCTATCGCGAGGCACGTGGCGTCGCGTCTGTATCGCCAGGTAGACGAACGCGGCCGTGCGCGGCGATGTCAGCCGTGCTGGCAGACAGCGGCATGGCGGCATCGATACCGTGATGCATGGCTCGAACGACCCGACAGACGCCGCCCCCGCCGGCGCAGACATGGTGGCAAGCACTCTCGTTCAAGCGCACCGCCGCCGAGGTCTCGGCAGTGCTGGTGGTGATCGGCGCGACCTACGGCTTCGTGCAGTACGTGGAGGTCAAGCCGCTGCAGCGGCAGCTGGCCGAGGCGCAGGCCGGTGCCTGCGACGCCAAGGCCGCGGCGATGTCGCTGATGCTGAGTCTGTTGCCGGGCGAGAGCCGCACCCTCTTCGATGGCGCGCTGACCATCGCCAATCTCACGCCAGCGCAGGACGATGCCAAGGTGCGGCTGCGGATCGCGCCGCTGGGTGCGGCCGCGGTCGACAAGCTCCAGCCGGTGCCGGGAGACCGCTTTCTG encodes the following:
- a CDS encoding cytochrome b; this translates as MHWRNTEQRFGALAKLFHWTTAAAFIGAYAVVYYVIWFMDDTSDASLPVLNLHWVLGLLVGFLVLPRLLWRWLDVQPDDPPGSALEHRLAHLAHWGLYALLIVMPLTGYIGTGAPTDLGLFRIPGFNETALFAWISRTWHLSWEAFEAPIDVVHHFIGKWIAWVVVLLHVAAALFHHWVRRDEVLTRMLPGRMPSP
- a CDS encoding TetR/AcrR family transcriptional regulator, with amino-acid sequence MRQRRSRREMIETTRASLLAVARQAFATHGFAHTSMDVLTAEAGLTRGALYHHFGSKDGLLIAVIEQIEAEVGLRLQAVSDAAPTPWDGFRRRCRTYLELALEPEIRRIILQDARAVFGDVPPAAQSVGIAALQAALEALIAAGTVAPLHAGVMARMLYGAITEAAFWIAEPDADLHARLADALDALDRLLDSLRTP
- a CDS encoding IS481 family transposase, which translates into the protein MNLHKHARLSPRGRALLVDRILVHGLRVEEAAHAAGVSVRTAYKWLKRFKEEGAQGLSDRTSRPHDCPHATPRGVVDQVIALRRSRHTYRQIAEQLPVAPSTIARLLRRAGLHRLAELEPALPDNRYEYAQPGQLLHLDIKKLARFRQPGHRVTDDRTVTSRGIGWEYVHLAIDDHSRVAFGTIEPDERGFSACRALMQAVRYYRSLGVRLERVLTDNGACYKSRRFRRLVRRLGLRHLRTRPYTPRTNGKAERLVQTSLREWAYARSYIDSTQRANAFSGWLHHYNWHRPHASLGYKPPISRIPLNNVVGLHS
- a CDS encoding DUF1653 domain-containing protein, whose amino-acid sequence is MLDLSPLPSIALGRYRHFKGGEYEVLGMVRSSETLEPLVLYRPLYGEGTLWVRPYPMFVEQVEIDGVRRPRFAPMDADA
- a CDS encoding MBL fold metallo-hydrolase, producing the protein MANPYYRGPVSDHFDGVRFFNPGQPTIDNALGKVLRWKAAMGAVRWPAQVAVTPAMPAPRHDGLRITMVGHATLLIQAAGLNLLTDPVWSQRASPSQIAGPKRVTAPGIRFADLPPIDAVLLSHNHYDHFDLATLRTLHDAHQPLFVMPLGNDVLLRKRVPDARIATGDWHDRLPIGDTATATLTRANHWSSRGIADRRMALWSGFFVETARGSVWFAGDTGYGDGAIFREIRDRHGAPDVALIPIGAYAPRWFMAPQHIDPTEAVRIFRDTGARRALGIHWGTFQLTDEGRDEPREALAAALYLAGIAAADFVAAEPGQAFDFGDLVP
- a CDS encoding carbohydrate porin, which encodes MARRPRHRAAPGLVWSNDYARNVDGGLSRGDRNAGGVVAGADLDLQRLFGISGATLHATGARYYGDSLSQRQIGNGVKVQGYWYPQQQAQLAQLTWEQTFADGRWQLVAGRMNTTWQFARSRYGCRFVSASDCPFQLSQADGGFVGFPYVNWGAKLRYKPEATYVSVGAFELNPQRKNNHGLDWSTADSTGVLGTLEVGYEPDPARGKGAPRYLAGLWYNSADYSDLRYNQAGGLRGLVGGPARLYDGGRWGAYALGERALYRPQGMASKRMLVAFGNITAPFDKHQVYDLQVTAGLYYSGPFAARPGDGMGAIAHYYRFSADQQGYMNDLLRKRGAAAEIARNELMFELNYSYRIAQTPLFLVPNVQYIVHPDILGNPAARRAPDDALVIGLRVMLNMGGLGTPK
- a CDS encoding dihydrodipicolinate synthase family protein, with amino-acid sequence MSTIDLKGLVPAPVTPFTRDGAVDYPAIKRIGAWLGGIDGVKGLTVLGHAGEGTFLERDEQAKVITAFRDAVDGRIPIIAGITLEGTRVAADEAKRAVAAGASAGLIYPSHGWLRFGYQKGAPQDRYKAIHEASGLPMILFQYPDATKATYDLETLLEIAALPGVVAMKNGVRNMKRWDTEIPVFRKERPHVPVLTCHDEYLLHTMFDVDGALVGYGCIAPEPLLEMIAAGKAKDYAKARALHDRLLPVTKSVYHRGSHMEGSVALKWALVARGLLDHATVRSPLLPLAEGADKEIAAAMAAAGLGKMG
- a CDS encoding MFS transporter, which encodes MPTTAPAPTANATATARTPSIAEAQAEIGARLERLPITRNVWWARNIVGAATFFDGYTVIAIAYAMPVLTKEWQLSPAQIGTILSAGYLGQLLGSVFFGWLAERIGRLHVLLFTILLFVSMDVACLFAGSAAAMIAFRFVQGIGTGGEVPVASAYINELIGSKKRGRFFLLYEVMFLLGLVAAGGIGYFLVPAYGWKAMFMVGLIPAAIMIPLRFFMFESPRWLAAKGRYAKADTIVAELERSAERRHGPLPAPVFDRSALPKAQRSDWRELFGSVYRKRTLVIWSLWFCSYLVANGIITWLPTLYRTHFGLSLQQSIAYGFFTSLAGVAAAVACALSIDKVGRKRWYGLAFAAGGLPLLALAALGGTSAPQVLVFAALGYAAVQTITFSLYLYSAELYPTRIRAIGTGLGSAWLRLGSACGPLLVGAVVAGLGIRYVFAAFAAVLLVGAVVTWRFALETKGKSLEQLSP
- a CDS encoding IclR family transcriptional regulator, giving the protein MIKTTSQRAAGAAPDDGDEAGDKKLRSTVQSLAKGFRVLEAFSSEHEELSLSQIAALARLDPGTTFRMLNTLVELGYVHRVPESRRFRLTLKVLDLGFHAIARRDLRSVVRPLLRTLVSDVNEAASFAVLQGPDVLYIERVRAGITRLGVDIRIGTTVPSTRTAIGLAMLAHLAPAEVTRVTGVDVQGAQTPEIATIRRTFDSIRRDRYVILESMLTEGLRVLAVPVLDADDYPLGAISVAAPSVRTSHAELLETALQPTLQAAKDIAFAIQASGSVAVTAPST